One part of the Desulfonema ishimotonii genome encodes these proteins:
- a CDS encoding DUF3141 domain-containing protein, giving the protein MSTETNSRKPFPGFGLFKENPFLSFNLPEENPFKGLDFFKMNPLFNTDVAEASPFQGSKLMKDAWDYWVDASQRSILFMDILRKRGNSYLEIAQKGLPPVLTFDYEVILDGRSLERPVNHDLVRIIPKKGITVDPGNRPVVVIDPRAGHGPGIGGSKRDSQIGMALQQGHPVYFILFYPDPEPGQTYDDVKAAQTRFIEEVNLRHPNAEEAVVIGNCQAGWALALLSADRPDVTGPLVMNGSPLSYWAGTDGKNPMRYRGGLFGGIWMTSLLCDLGNGKFDGANLVMNFEDLNPANTYWTKQYNVWANADTEEERYLNFEKWWNSYFMMNADEIHFILKNLFVGNRLESGHVELDKGRAIDLKSLEDPVVVFASGGDNITPPQQALNWVAKVYGSVEEIRRCQQVIVYRVHEKVGHLGIFVSGSVAKKEHKEIIENIERLEFLPPGLYEMVLEEKERVTDEGDHQLRVPDYYLHYEERDISDIMKMDDGQENEAEFRPVAVLSELNDQLYHKFLSPLIRMQTTEESAERLRNLHPMRVSRYAFSDRNPLLLPVRDLARTVRENRKPVSADNPFSVVQQCVSDSIIATLDGYRDMRDATHEYLFKAIYGNPLVGALLSRETEAQILHDEDEKDRERNAAIKADTIRWMEAMEKGGVKEGLARVARAMIAADKVWDEREFEFTRNIVRVDPRFKDLSQEELKQIAREQSRILQTDHERALAALPKLLPTPEDRLEAYDLAYKIAHADFELADAEETLLSDLQEILMLSDAEISEITQGE; this is encoded by the coding sequence ATGAGCACAGAAACAAATTCCCGGAAACCGTTTCCGGGGTTCGGCCTGTTCAAAGAGAATCCGTTCCTCAGTTTCAATCTGCCAGAAGAGAACCCGTTCAAAGGCTTGGATTTTTTCAAAATGAACCCGCTGTTCAACACGGACGTCGCCGAAGCCAGTCCGTTTCAGGGGTCAAAGCTGATGAAAGATGCCTGGGATTACTGGGTGGACGCCTCCCAGCGGAGCATCCTGTTTATGGATATCCTCAGAAAGCGGGGGAACAGCTACCTTGAAATCGCGCAGAAGGGGCTGCCGCCCGTGCTGACCTTCGACTACGAGGTCATCCTTGACGGGCGTTCCCTGGAGAGGCCGGTCAACCACGACCTGGTCCGCATCATCCCCAAAAAGGGCATCACGGTCGATCCGGGCAACCGGCCGGTGGTGGTCATCGACCCCAGGGCCGGGCACGGGCCGGGCATCGGCGGCTCCAAGCGGGATTCCCAGATCGGCATGGCCCTGCAACAGGGGCACCCGGTCTACTTCATCCTCTTTTATCCCGACCCGGAGCCGGGCCAGACCTATGACGATGTCAAGGCCGCCCAGACCCGCTTCATCGAAGAAGTGAATCTGCGCCACCCGAACGCGGAGGAGGCGGTGGTCATCGGAAACTGTCAGGCCGGATGGGCGCTGGCCCTGCTCTCGGCAGACCGGCCCGATGTGACCGGACCGCTGGTGATGAACGGCTCCCCGCTCTCCTATTGGGCCGGCACGGACGGCAAAAACCCCATGCGGTACCGGGGCGGGCTGTTCGGCGGCATCTGGATGACCTCCCTGCTCTGCGATCTGGGCAATGGCAAGTTCGACGGGGCCAACCTGGTGATGAATTTCGAGGATCTCAACCCGGCCAACACCTACTGGACCAAGCAGTACAATGTCTGGGCCAATGCCGACACCGAAGAGGAGCGGTATCTCAATTTTGAAAAGTGGTGGAACAGCTACTTCATGATGAATGCGGATGAGATTCACTTCATCCTGAAAAACCTCTTTGTGGGCAACCGGCTGGAGAGCGGCCATGTCGAGCTGGACAAGGGCAGGGCCATTGACCTGAAGAGCCTTGAGGATCCGGTGGTGGTGTTTGCCTCCGGCGGCGACAATATCACCCCGCCCCAGCAGGCCCTCAACTGGGTTGCCAAAGTGTACGGCAGCGTGGAGGAAATCCGCCGGTGCCAGCAGGTCATCGTCTACCGGGTCCACGAAAAGGTGGGACATCTGGGCATTTTCGTCTCCGGCAGCGTGGCGAAAAAAGAGCATAAGGAGATTATCGAGAATATCGAGCGGCTGGAGTTCCTCCCGCCCGGCCTCTATGAGATGGTGCTGGAGGAAAAGGAGCGGGTCACGGATGAGGGCGACCATCAGCTTCGGGTGCCCGACTACTATCTCCACTATGAGGAACGGGACATTTCAGACATTATGAAGATGGATGACGGACAGGAGAATGAGGCCGAATTCAGGCCCGTGGCCGTGCTTTCGGAACTCAACGATCAGCTGTATCACAAATTTCTCAGCCCCCTGATCCGTATGCAGACCACGGAAGAGTCTGCGGAACGTCTCAGAAACCTCCATCCCATGCGGGTGTCGCGCTATGCCTTTTCCGACCGGAACCCGCTGCTTCTTCCGGTCCGGGATCTGGCCCGGACAGTAAGGGAAAACCGCAAGCCGGTCTCTGCGGACAATCCCTTTTCCGTGGTTCAGCAGTGTGTCTCGGATTCGATTATCGCGACCCTGGACGGCTATCGGGACATGCGGGACGCCACCCATGAATACCTGTTCAAGGCGATTTACGGCAATCCGTTGGTCGGGGCGCTGCTGTCCCGGGAGACGGAGGCGCAGATCCTCCACGATGAAGATGAAAAGGACCGGGAGCGCAACGCCGCCATCAAGGCCGATACCATCCGCTGGATGGAAGCCATGGAAAAGGGCGGTGTCAAGGAGGGGCTGGCCCGCGTGGCCCGCGCCATGATCGCCGCGGACAAGGTCTGGGATGAGCGGGAATTTGAATTTACCCGGAACATCGTCCGGGTCGATCCGCGCTTTAAAGACCTTTCCCAGGAGGAATTGAAACAGATCGCCAGAGAGCAGTCCCGCATCCTTCAGACCGATCATGAGCGGGCACTCGCAGCCCTGCCCAAGCTTCTGCCAACCCCTGAAGACCGGCTGGAGGCCTATGATCTGGCCTATAAAATCGCCCATGCCGATTTTGAGCTGGCCGATGCGGAGGAGACGCTGCTCAGTGATCTTCAGGAGATACTGATGCTGTCCGATGCGGAGATTTCTGAAATTACCCAGGGGGAATGA
- a CDS encoding DUF3124 domain-containing protein — MNTIRQKMNIWAMIFVLICGIPASVCLAGPEIPLWQGQTVYVPVYSHIYSGDRERPFDLAATLSIRNTDPVRSLTIVSADYYDSEGRLLAHYLKEPKPLGPMASVRYVVKESDREGGSGANFLVRWTSDRPVNAPVIQGVMIGTKNQQGISFLSQGQVIREHTPDKRKR; from the coding sequence ATGAACACAATCCGCCAAAAAATGAACATATGGGCAATGATTTTCGTGCTGATATGCGGAATACCTGCGTCCGTCTGTCTGGCCGGACCTGAAATCCCGCTGTGGCAGGGCCAGACCGTCTACGTTCCCGTCTATTCCCATATCTACAGCGGGGACCGGGAACGGCCCTTCGACCTGGCGGCCACCCTCAGCATCCGCAATACCGATCCGGTCCGCAGCCTCACCATCGTGTCTGCGGATTATTATGATTCGGAAGGCAGGCTGCTGGCACACTATCTGAAAGAGCCGAAACCGCTGGGGCCGATGGCCTCAGTACGCTATGTTGTAAAGGAGTCCGACCGGGAGGGCGGCTCCGGGGCCAACTTCCTCGTGCGCTGGACATCGGACCGCCCGGTAAACGCGCCGGTTATCCAGGGCGTGATGATCGGCACCAAGAACCAGCAGGGCATCTCCTTTCTTTCTCAGGGGCAGGTGATTCGGGAACACACCCCGGATAAGCGGAAACGATGA